In Fusobacterium canifelinum, a genomic segment contains:
- a CDS encoding 3-oxoacyl-[acyl-carrier-protein] synthase III C-terminal domain-containing protein, whose amino-acid sequence MRKIQFKGYGVELPKNTVYFKEQTRYRISGDEKQISLAVSACQKALKNANITIDDIDCIVSASAVGIQPIPCMAALIHEKIAKGTSIPALDINTTCTSFITALDTMSYLLDSGRYKRILIVSCDVASRALNPKQKESFQLFSDGAVAFIIEKTDEEIGVIDAMQKTWSEGAHSTEIRGGLSNFHPENYSESTKEEFMFDMCGKTILALSMKKIPKMMKEFLENNNMKISDIDMVIPHQASVAMPLIMEKLGVPEGKYIDEVKEFGNMVSASVPMTLAHGLEKQKIKNGDIILLIGTAAGLTTNIMLIKI is encoded by the coding sequence ATGAGAAAAATTCAATTTAAAGGATATGGAGTAGAATTACCTAAAAATACAGTTTACTTTAAAGAACAAACTCGTTATAGAATAAGTGGAGATGAAAAACAAATTTCTCTTGCAGTTTCTGCTTGTCAAAAAGCTTTAAAAAATGCTAATATTACAATTGATGATATTGATTGCATAGTTTCAGCTAGTGCAGTTGGCATACAACCTATACCTTGTATGGCAGCCTTAATTCATGAGAAAATAGCAAAAGGAACTTCTATTCCTGCACTTGATATAAATACTACTTGCACAAGTTTTATAACAGCATTAGATACTATGTCTTATCTTTTAGATTCTGGAAGATATAAGAGAATATTGATTGTTTCTTGTGATGTAGCTTCAAGAGCATTAAATCCTAAACAAAAAGAAAGTTTTCAACTTTTCAGTGATGGTGCAGTAGCCTTTATTATTGAAAAAACTGATGAAGAAATTGGAGTTATTGATGCTATGCAAAAAACTTGGTCAGAAGGAGCTCATTCAACTGAAATTCGTGGAGGTTTAAGTAATTTTCACCCAGAAAATTACTCTGAAAGCACAAAAGAAGAATTTATGTTTGATATGTGTGGAAAGACTATATTAGCTTTATCTATGAAAAAAATTCCTAAAATGATGAAAGAATTTTTAGAAAATAACAATATGAAAATTTCTGATATTGATATGGTGATTCCTCATCAAGCCAGTGTTGCTATGCCTCTTATAATGGAAAAATTGGGAGTACCAGAAGGTAAATATATAGATGAAGTAAAAGAGTTCGGAAATATGGTTTCAGCTTCTGTTCCTATGACACTGGCACATGGTTTAGAAAAGCAAAAAATTAAAAATGGTGATATAATATTACTTATAGGTACTGCTGCTGGACTTACTACAAATATTATGTTAATAAAGATATAA
- a CDS encoding F390 synthetase-related protein codes for MKKIFKIILTFIKVRYFSKWTSRDKLLKYQEKQVEKHLKFLKENSPYFKTHKITEDFTMNKAFMMENFDELNTLGVKKDEAMDIALNSEKTRNFNQKYKNISVGLSSGTSGHRGMFITTPEEQGIWAGTILAKLLPKNNILRHKIAFFLRADNDLYKTINSFLISLEYFDTFKDIDEHIERLNKYKPTMVVAPPSLLLILAKKIEEGELKISPKRVISVAEILEKPDEEYIKKQFKLNIIHQIYQATEGFLACTCEYGHLHLNEDLIKFEKKYIDEKRFYPIITDFRRTSQPFVNYYLNDILVEATEPCECGSVLQRIEKIEGRSDDIFKFINKNGKEVVVFPDFIRRTILFVENIREYQVFQINNKLLEVAILNISDKQKELIRKEFNKLFTSLEIENIEIKFINYEIDRTKKLKRIVRKVIE; via the coding sequence ATGAAAAAAATATTTAAAATTATCTTAACTTTTATTAAAGTAAGATATTTTAGCAAGTGGACTTCAAGAGATAAGCTTTTAAAATACCAAGAAAAGCAAGTAGAAAAGCATTTAAAATTTTTAAAAGAAAATTCACCATATTTTAAAACTCATAAAATTACAGAAGACTTCACTATGAATAAGGCATTTATGATGGAAAATTTTGATGAATTAAATACCTTAGGAGTTAAAAAAGATGAAGCAATGGATATTGCTTTAAATAGTGAAAAAACTAGAAATTTTAATCAAAAATACAAAAATATTTCAGTTGGGCTATCTTCTGGAACATCTGGGCATAGAGGAATGTTTATCACAACACCAGAAGAACAAGGAATATGGGCAGGTACTATCCTTGCTAAGTTGCTTCCTAAAAATAATATTTTGAGACATAAAATAGCATTTTTTCTGAGAGCAGACAATGACTTATACAAAACTATAAATTCATTTTTAATAAGTTTAGAATATTTTGACACTTTTAAAGATATTGATGAACACATAGAAAGATTGAATAAATATAAGCCAACTATGGTGGTTGCACCTCCCTCTTTACTTTTGATATTAGCTAAGAAAATAGAAGAAGGAGAGTTAAAAATTTCTCCAAAAAGAGTTATTTCAGTTGCTGAAATTTTAGAAAAGCCTGATGAAGAATATATTAAAAAACAATTTAAACTAAATATAATACATCAGATTTATCAGGCAACAGAAGGCTTTTTAGCTTGCACTTGTGAATATGGACATTTACATCTAAATGAAGATTTAATAAAGTTTGAAAAAAAATATATAGATGAAAAGAGATTTTATCCAATAATCACTGATTTTAGAAGAACTAGTCAACCTTTTGTAAATTATTATCTCAATGACATTTTAGTTGAAGCAACAGAGCCTTGTGAATGTGGTTCAGTTTTACAAAGAATTGAAAAGATTGAGGGGCGTTCAGATGATATTTTCAAATTTATTAATAAGAATGGTAAAGAAGTGGTAGTATTTCCAGACTTTATTAGAAGAACTATACTCTTTGTTGAAAATATAAGAGAATATCAGGTTTTCCAAATAAATAATAAGCTATTAGAAGTAGCTATCTTAAATATAAGTGATAAGCAAAAAGAATTAATAAGAAAAGAATTTAATAAATTATTTACTTCTTTGGAAATTGAAAATATAGAAATTAAATTTATAAATTATGAAATAGATAGAACCAAAAAATTAAAAAGAATAGTGAGGAAGGTAATAGAATGA
- a CDS encoding MBL fold metallo-hydrolase, whose product MLNTAEKMIEKVDYFACGYCTNDLKRVFKGFDKTIVNFYAGVFLIKHKKLGYILYDTGYSMDILKNNLKYFLYRFANPITLKKEDMIDYQLKEKGIDKEDIKYIIISHLHPDHIGGLKFFSNSNLILTKTCYNDFKLKKDSLLIFNELLPDDFEDRLILIDDYKENCLFPYKNSFDLFSDLSMLIVEVDGHTKGQACLFLPDNNLFIAADVCWGTEFLPFTDKMKWLPRKIQNNFEDYRKGSDLLKKLIENNISVIVSHDKKEKIIEIFNKIND is encoded by the coding sequence ATGTTGAACACAGCAGAAAAAATGATAGAGAAAGTTGATTATTTTGCTTGTGGTTATTGTACCAATGATTTAAAAAGAGTTTTTAAAGGTTTTGATAAAACAATAGTCAATTTCTATGCAGGAGTTTTTTTAATAAAACATAAAAAGTTGGGATATATTTTATATGATACAGGTTATTCTATGGATATTTTGAAAAATAATCTTAAATATTTTTTATATAGATTTGCCAATCCTATCACTTTAAAAAAAGAAGATATGATAGACTATCAACTTAAAGAAAAAGGTATAGATAAAGAAGATATTAAATATATTATTATTTCACATCTACACCCTGACCATATTGGTGGTTTAAAATTTTTTTCAAATTCTAACCTAATCTTAACCAAAACTTGTTACAATGATTTTAAGTTAAAAAAGGATAGTCTTTTAATTTTTAATGAACTACTACCTGATGATTTTGAAGATAGACTGATATTGATAGATGATTATAAAGAAAATTGTTTGTTTCCTTATAAAAATAGCTTTGATTTATTTTCTGATTTATCAATGCTAATAGTTGAAGTAGATGGACATACAAAAGGGCAGGCTTGTTTATTTTTGCCAGATAATAATTTATTTATTGCTGCTGATGTGTGTTGGGGAACAGAATTTTTACCTTTTACAGATAAAATGAAGTGGCTTCCTAGAAAAATTCAAAATAATTTTGAAGATTATAGAAAAGGTAGTGATTTATTAAAAAAATTGATAGAGAATAATATTTCTGTTATTGTCAGCCATGATAAAAAAGAAAAAATAATAGAAATATTTAATAAAATAAATGATTAA
- a CDS encoding NAD-dependent epimerase/dehydratase family protein, with protein MKVLLTGATGFLGKYVIEELKNNSYQVVAFGRNEKIGKALIDENVEFYKGDIDNLDDLFKASQDCSAVIHAAALSTVWGKWEDFYNVNVLGTKNIVQVCEEKNLKLVFVSSPSIYAGAKDQLDVKEDEAPKENDLNYYIKSKIMAENIIKSSNLNYMIIRPRGLFGVGDTSIIPRLLDLNKKIGIPLFVDGKQKVDITCVENVAYALRLALENNEYSREIYNITNDEPIEFKEILTLFFNEMGTEGKYLKWNYNLVSPLVSFLEIVYKFFRIKKEPPITKYTLYLMKYSQTLNIDKAKRELGYHPKISILEGVKKYVEHSRKNDRES; from the coding sequence ATGAAAGTTTTACTTACAGGAGCAACAGGATTTTTGGGAAAATATGTAATTGAGGAATTAAAAAATAACTCTTATCAAGTTGTTGCCTTTGGTAGAAATGAAAAAATTGGTAAAGCATTGATTGATGAAAATGTTGAATTTTATAAAGGCGATATAGATAATTTAGATGATTTATTTAAGGCTTCCCAAGATTGTTCAGCTGTTATCCACGCTGCTGCACTTTCTACTGTTTGGGGGAAATGGGAAGATTTCTATAATGTAAATGTATTGGGGACAAAAAATATTGTTCAAGTTTGTGAAGAAAAAAATTTAAAATTAGTTTTTGTTTCATCTCCAAGTATCTATGCAGGAGCAAAAGACCAATTAGATGTTAAAGAAGACGAGGCACCAAAAGAAAATGATTTAAATTACTATATAAAAAGCAAAATTATGGCAGAAAATATAATTAAATCTTCTAATTTAAACTATATGATAATCCGTCCTCGTGGACTATTTGGAGTAGGAGATACAAGTATAATACCAAGACTTTTAGACTTAAACAAAAAAATTGGTATTCCTCTTTTTGTTGATGGAAAACAAAAAGTTGATATAACTTGTGTTGAAAATGTTGCCTATGCTTTAAGATTAGCACTAGAAAATAATGAATATTCAAGGGAAATATACAATATTACAAATGATGAGCCAATAGAGTTTAAAGAGATTTTAACTTTATTTTTTAATGAAATGGGAACAGAAGGAAAATATTTAAAATGGAACTATAATTTAGTTTCACCTTTGGTTTCATTTTTAGAAATCGTCTATAAATTTTTTAGAATAAAAAAAGAACCACCAATTACTAAATATACTTTATATTTAATGAAATATAGCCAAACTCTAAACATTGATAAGGCTAAAAGAGAACTGGGATATCATCCAAAGATATCTATACTAGAAGGAGTTAAAAAATATGTTGAACACAGCAGAAAAAATGATAGAGAAAGTTGA
- a CDS encoding glycosyltransferase has translation MNTYKEKIKLAVVAPPFSGHLYPILELVLPLLKEKNKYDICVYTGFQKEKVVKKLGFSVKVLLKDKPTAFEKISDTDRQTNPLIAYKQFKENMGLMPEVIKEIEAFFTENKPDIVLADFIAVPVGFVCRKFNIPWITSIPTPFAIENKTTTPAYVGGLYPRNNFFFKLRDKLARSLVRNFKKLVCFILRKQLKELNFTLYNEKGEENTYSPYSILGLGMKELEFRDDFPSQFSWAGPCCSSLFQDSVKFVNNEKFEKSIFLTNGTHLKWAKKLIIDIAKELSQKYPQYLFVVSLGSYLERGKEITKKNNLHIYYYLDYDEILPKVDYVIHHGGAGILYSCIKYKKPSVIIPHDYDQFDYGVRADLAKIGIVAKLKSRKSILRAFDIMINKREWSNLEKLSKDFNNYSPSELLEKEINRILKGGEQ, from the coding sequence ATGAATACTTACAAAGAAAAAATTAAACTTGCTGTTGTTGCACCACCTTTCAGTGGACATCTTTATCCAATTTTAGAGTTGGTACTCCCTCTATTAAAAGAAAAAAATAAATATGATATCTGTGTTTATACCGGCTTTCAAAAAGAAAAGGTTGTTAAAAAATTAGGTTTTTCTGTAAAAGTTTTACTTAAAGATAAACCTACTGCCTTTGAAAAAATATCTGATACAGATAGGCAAACTAACCCTCTAATTGCATACAAACAATTCAAAGAAAATATGGGACTTATGCCAGAAGTTATAAAAGAAATTGAAGCTTTTTTTACTGAAAATAAGCCTGATATAGTCCTAGCTGATTTTATTGCTGTTCCAGTGGGCTTTGTGTGTAGAAAATTTAATATCCCTTGGATTACGAGTATTCCTACACCTTTTGCAATAGAAAATAAAACAACAACTCCTGCCTATGTGGGAGGACTTTATCCAAGAAATAACTTTTTCTTTAAATTAAGAGATAAATTAGCAAGAAGTCTTGTTAGAAATTTTAAAAAATTAGTTTGTTTTATTTTAAGAAAACAATTAAAAGAACTAAATTTCACTTTATATAATGAAAAGGGAGAAGAAAACACCTATTCTCCTTATTCTATATTAGGTCTAGGAATGAAAGAGCTGGAATTTAGGGATGACTTTCCAAGCCAGTTTTCATGGGCAGGACCTTGTTGCTCATCACTTTTTCAAGATAGTGTAAAATTTGTGAATAATGAAAAATTTGAAAAATCCATATTTTTAACTAATGGTACTCATTTAAAATGGGCTAAAAAATTGATAATTGATATAGCAAAGGAACTTTCTCAAAAATATCCACAATATTTATTTGTAGTCTCATTGGGAAGTTATTTAGAAAGAGGGAAAGAAATCACAAAGAAAAATAATTTACATATTTATTATTATTTAGATTATGATGAAATTTTGCCAAAAGTTGACTATGTTATTCATCATGGTGGAGCTGGAATACTTTATTCTTGTATAAAATACAAGAAGCCTTCTGTTATTATTCCACATGATTATGACCAATTTGATTATGGGGTAAGAGCTGATTTAGCAAAAATCGGAATTGTAGCTAAGTTAAAATCAAGAAAGTCTATTTTAAGAGCCTTTGATATAATGATAAATAAAAGGGAATGGAGTAATTTAGAAAAATTATCAAAAGATTTTAATAATTATTCTCCTAGTGAATTATTAGAAAAGGAAATCAACAGAATATTAAAGGGAGGAGAGCAATGA
- a CDS encoding glycosyltransferase family 21 protein, translated as MTILFNTLLTLTIILLILKLIFSFIYFQKINSLEKSKIDESKYTIVQPILSGDPRLEEDLTANLKNTIDMKFIWLVDKSDKTAIQTVEKILKNKNYSNRIEVYYLDDVPQEVNPKIFKLEQVVGKIKTEYTIILDDDSVIDRKRLDELSIYEEDKTEWIATGIPFNYNIRGFYSKLISAFINSNSIFSYFSLSFLKENKTINGMFYILRTDILKKYSAFENIKYWLCDDLALATYLLSKDVKIIQSTIFCNVRNTVPSFKRYILLMKRWLLFSNVYMKNAFSIKFLFIILLPTLLPTILLFLSFYLGINYLVLTLNLFIGKVALFYITRIFIYEPFRISSSQTKELLYELLSEFLLPFMLIYTLLTPPVILWRNKKIRVKDGKIHYEI; from the coding sequence ATGACAATATTATTTAATACTTTATTGACACTAACTATAATTTTACTTATTTTAAAATTAATTTTTTCTTTTATTTATTTTCAAAAAATAAATAGTTTAGAAAAATCAAAAATAGATGAAAGTAAATACACAATAGTTCAACCTATTTTATCTGGTGACCCTAGGCTAGAAGAAGACTTAACAGCTAATTTAAAAAATACTATTGATATGAAGTTCATTTGGCTTGTTGATAAAAGTGATAAAACAGCCATACAGACTGTTGAAAAAATTTTAAAAAATAAAAATTACTCCAATAGAATTGAAGTTTATTATTTAGATGATGTTCCACAGGAAGTAAACCCTAAAATATTCAAGTTAGAGCAAGTTGTAGGCAAAATTAAAACTGAATATACAATAATTTTAGATGATGATAGTGTGATAGATAGAAAAAGACTAGATGAATTGAGTATTTATGAAGAAGATAAAACTGAATGGATAGCAACAGGAATTCCTTTTAATTATAATATTAGAGGCTTTTATTCAAAATTAATTTCTGCTTTTATAAATTCTAATTCTATTTTTTCATATTTTTCTCTATCTTTTTTAAAAGAAAATAAGACTATAAATGGAATGTTCTATATTTTGAGAACTGATATTTTAAAAAAATATTCTGCTTTTGAGAATATAAAATATTGGCTTTGTGATGATTTGGCATTGGCTACATATTTGCTTTCAAAAGATGTAAAAATTATCCAAAGTACAATTTTTTGTAATGTAAGAAATACTGTTCCAAGTTTTAAAAGGTATATACTTCTTATGAAAAGATGGCTTTTATTTAGTAATGTCTATATGAAGAATGCCTTTTCTATAAAATTTTTATTTATAATATTATTGCCAACATTATTACCAACCATCCTATTATTTTTGAGTTTCTATTTAGGAATAAATTATTTGGTGCTAACACTTAATTTATTTATAGGAAAAGTTGCATTATTTTATATAACTAGAATATTTATCTATGAACCTTTTAGAATTTCTTCTTCTCAAACTAAGGAATTATTATATGAATTATTGAGTGAATTTTTACTGCCTTTTATGTTAATATATACTCTTTTAACTCCACCTGTAATTCTATGGAGAAATAAAAAAATCAGAGTTAAAGATGGGAAGATACATTATGAAATTTAA
- a CDS encoding SDR family NAD(P)-dependent oxidoreductase → MEKILITGASSGIGKELARNLANKSKKLFLLARSLDKLNLLKKELEEKNSFLECSCIKYDLTDINNLENIIENCDVDLVINCAGFGKITDFLKLNDKEDLDTVNVNFISPLILTKKFSEKFLQKGKGVILNVCSTAALYQHPYMAVYSSSKSALLHYSLALDEELAHKNRNVRVLAVCPGPTASNFFDKDIQEKFGSSQKFMMSSEDVAKRIIKVIERKKRFSIIGFRNKLSIFLINLLPISLQLKLVGLILKKVIK, encoded by the coding sequence ATGGAAAAAATTTTAATCACAGGTGCAAGTTCTGGAATAGGAAAAGAGTTAGCAAGAAATTTAGCAAATAAAAGTAAAAAACTTTTTTTATTAGCTCGTTCTCTTGATAAATTAAATTTATTAAAAAAAGAATTAGAAGAGAAAAATTCTTTTCTTGAATGTAGCTGTATAAAATATGATTTAACTGATATAAATAACTTAGAAAATATTATAGAAAATTGTGATGTAGATTTAGTTATTAATTGTGCAGGTTTTGGAAAAATCACTGATTTTTTAAAATTAAATGATAAAGAAGATTTAGATACTGTCAATGTAAATTTTATTTCTCCATTAATTTTAACTAAAAAATTTTCTGAAAAATTTTTACAAAAAGGAAAAGGGGTAATTTTAAATGTTTGTTCAACTGCTGCCCTATACCAACATCCATATATGGCAGTATACAGTTCATCAAAATCTGCATTATTACACTATTCTTTGGCACTTGATGAAGAACTAGCCCATAAAAATAGAAATGTAAGAGTCCTAGCAGTTTGCCCTGGACCAACAGCAAGTAATTTTTTTGATAAAGATATACAGGAAAAATTTGGAAGTTCACAAAAATTTATGATGAGTTCTGAAGATGTTGCTAAAAGAATTATAAAAGTGATAGAAAGAAAAAAACGATTTTCTATTATTGGTTTTAGAAATAAACTATCTATATTTTTAATAAATTTATTACCTATTTCACTGCAATTAAAACTTGTAGGCTTAATTTTAAAAAAGGTGATTAAATGA
- a CDS encoding leucine-rich repeat domain-containing protein, producing the protein MEEKDVKLYKDIFYYINEDGKTLTVVGFKNSTKVAGVPDIIEGMKVTHMTAEFPTYRCTSLKEITISSGITLERRLFALNHSIEKVFLKSGVTLCGQVFEYSDLKEIKMEKGVKINEIPTLFRVERNKKYCGNFLFNRYPISKNPNAPRIWKECFEENLKRLDLLDKEGYEFQDMENSCIFTGCEFLTEIEIPEGIEILPNATFSACTSLCRVILPKTLKVIGTLCFANCSNLVNIVIPEGVVAIGEEAFGGCTNLETVVLPSTLTHIVGNPFTKCKSLKRIIVPEGMLGLDGSEELADEIFRYVSTFTINYTSFNKKDFYSKKTWKQIFKSKLASLITTEKLSEKELKEKEDLAITKLKEQGEFDKIKIYADEIIEYFLENLSSSNYKKKDISLLKKKIITYIDSLQKISKNNYSNEEMILKEVKELVDYINEFNKKFQAIETEEREEICEIIDRCAILAGYPYPNPQVQSDFDITYEWREW; encoded by the coding sequence ATGGAAGAAAAAGATGTAAAACTATATAAAGATATTTTTTATTATATAAATGAAGATGGTAAGACACTAACTGTTGTAGGTTTTAAAAATAGTACAAAAGTAGCTGGAGTACCAGATATAATAGAAGGTATGAAAGTAACACATATGACAGCTGAATTTCCTACATATAGATGTACTTCATTAAAAGAAATTACAATATCAAGTGGAATTACATTGGAGAGGCGACTTTTTGCACTTAATCATTCAATAGAGAAAGTTTTTTTAAAGTCAGGAGTAACTCTTTGTGGACAAGTTTTTGAATATAGTGATTTAAAGGAAATCAAAATGGAAAAAGGTGTAAAAATTAATGAAATTCCAACTTTATTTCGTGTTGAAAGGAATAAAAAGTACTGTGGAAATTTTCTTTTTAATAGATACCCTATTTCAAAAAATCCAAATGCACCTCGTATTTGGAAAGAATGTTTTGAAGAAAATTTAAAAAGATTAGATTTATTAGATAAAGAAGGATATGAATTTCAAGATATGGAGAACAGCTGTATTTTCACTGGTTGTGAATTTTTAACAGAAATAGAAATTCCTGAAGGAATAGAAATTCTTCCAAATGCTACTTTTTCTGCTTGTACTTCTCTTTGTAGGGTAATTTTACCTAAAACATTAAAAGTGATAGGAACACTTTGTTTTGCTAACTGTAGTAATCTTGTGAATATTGTAATTCCTGAAGGAGTAGTTGCAATAGGAGAGGAGGCTTTCGGAGGCTGTACAAATTTAGAAACTGTTGTTCTTCCAAGTACACTTACTCATATTGTTGGAAATCCTTTTACAAAATGTAAATCACTTAAAAGAATAATAGTTCCTGAGGGTATGCTAGGACTTGATGGAAGTGAAGAATTAGCAGATGAAATTTTTAGATATGTATCTACTTTCACAATTAATTATACCTCATTTAACAAAAAAGATTTTTACTCAAAAAAAACTTGGAAACAAATTTTTAAATCTAAGCTTGCTTCACTAATTACAACAGAAAAATTATCAGAGAAAGAATTAAAAGAAAAAGAAGATTTAGCAATAACAAAATTAAAAGAACAAGGGGAATTTGACAAAATAAAAATATATGCAGATGAAATTATAGAATATTTTTTAGAAAATTTAAGTTCATCTAACTATAAGAAAAAAGATATTTCCCTATTAAAAAAGAAAATAATCACTTATATAGATTCCTTACAAAAAATTTCAAAAAACAATTATTCAAATGAAGAAATGATTTTAAAAGAGGTTAAAGAATTGGTTGACTATATCAATGAGTTTAATAAAAAATTCCAAGCTATTGAAACAGAAGAAAGAGAAGAGATTTGTGAAATTATTGATAGATGTGCAATATTGGCTGGATACCCTTATCCGAATCCTCAAGTGCAATCTGATTTTGACATTACTTATGAGTGGCGTGAGTGGTAG
- the dhaM gene encoding dihydroxyacetone kinase phosphoryl donor subunit DhaM, which translates to MVGFVVVSHSKELAEAAIHLANEMKRYDFPLINGSGTDGDFLGSNPLIIKEAILKAKTDKGALIFVDIGSSVLNTQVAIDFLADEGINTKNIKIADAPLVEGLIAGVAVNDEKADIESILEELSELKTFSKLTY; encoded by the coding sequence ATGGTAGGTTTTGTAGTTGTGTCACATAGTAAAGAATTGGCTGAAGCAGCAATACATCTTGCTAATGAAATGAAAAGATATGATTTTCCTTTAATTAATGGAAGTGGAACAGATGGAGATTTTTTAGGAAGTAATCCACTTATAATAAAAGAAGCTATATTAAAAGCCAAAACAGATAAAGGAGCTTTAATTTTTGTAGATATTGGAAGTTCTGTTTTAAATACTCAAGTGGCAATAGATTTTTTAGCTGATGAAGGAATCAATACAAAAAATATAAAAATAGCAGATGCTCCTTTAGTTGAAGGGCTCATTGCAGGAGTTGCAGTAAATGATGAAAAAGCAGATATTGAAAGTATTTTGGAGGAATTGAGTGAGTTAAAAACTTTTTCTAAATTGACATATTAG
- the dhaL gene encoding dihydroxyacetone kinase subunit DhaL — MFLEIIKKIADEIIKNEEYLTELDREIGDGDHGVNMARGFTEIKNQLLNFKDLAVSDVFTKMGMLLLTKVGGASGAIYGTAFMSAGTYLKGKTEFDNQILLGTLNSMIEGIQKRGKAVLGEKTMLDTIIPTYNFLEKSFSDGKTLKEIKSETIEIAKKSMEATKNIIATKGRASYLGERSIGHIDPGAVSSYLMIKTVCENI, encoded by the coding sequence ATGTTTTTAGAAATAATTAAAAAAATAGCAGATGAAATAATAAAGAATGAAGAATATTTAACAGAGTTGGATAGAGAAATTGGTGATGGAGATCATGGAGTTAATATGGCAAGAGGATTTACTGAAATAAAAAATCAACTACTAAATTTTAAAGATTTAGCAGTATCTGATGTATTCACAAAAATGGGAATGTTATTACTTACAAAAGTTGGAGGAGCTTCTGGAGCAATATATGGAACTGCCTTTATGAGTGCTGGAACATATTTAAAGGGAAAAACAGAATTTGATAATCAAATTTTGCTTGGGACTTTAAATTCTATGATAGAGGGAATACAAAAAAGAGGTAAGGCTGTACTAGGTGAAAAAACTATGTTGGATACCATAATACCTACATATAATTTTTTAGAAAAATCTTTTTCAGATGGAAAAACTTTAAAGGAAATTAAGAGCGAGACTATAGAGATTGCTAAAAAATCTATGGAAGCTACAAAAAATATTATTGCAACTAAAGGTAGAGCTTCTTATTTAGGTGAAAGAAGTATAGGACACATAGATCCTGGTGCAGTATCTTCATACTTAATGATAAAAACAGTTTGTGAGAATATATAG